One window of the Eucalyptus grandis isolate ANBG69807.140 chromosome 8, ASM1654582v1, whole genome shotgun sequence genome contains the following:
- the LOC104417420 gene encoding protein DMP2, translating into MAFTSSAKPKSDAPKLKGFRDGAFASLGSLIKLLPTGTVFTFQFLKPLLTNNGHSCASRALSLASSTAAPAPTAWSVAASPCLKGCGPRRLLNWSTCPSTSSGLALLSTIVFAVTALLDPNTVECLYSSSYKKDHKVLLKAVPVVIGAISSAGFAGFPSKRHGIGRPFSSDESDDRSASKEVE; encoded by the coding sequence ATGGCTTTCACAAGCTCTGCGAAGCCCAAGAGCGATGCGCCCAAGCTCAAGGGCTTTAGGGACGGCGCGTTTGCTTCTCTAGGGAGCCTCATCAAGCTCCTCCCGACGGGGACGGTCTTCACGTTCCAGTTCCTCAAACCCCTGCTGACCAACAATGGCCACTCGTGCGCTTCTCGTGCGCTTTCTCTTGCTTCATCGACAGCTGCACCAGCTCCAACGGCCTGGTCCGTTGCGGCATCGCCATGCCTAAAGGGCTGTGGTCCTCGCCGGCTTCTGAATTGGTCGACTTGTCCGAGTACAAGCTCCGGGCTGGCGTTGCTGTCGACCATAGTTTTCGCAGTGACAGCGCTGCTGGACCCGAACACTGTGGAGTGCTTGTACTCGTCGTCGTACAAGAAGGACCATAAGGTGTTGCTCAAGGCTGTGCCTGTGGTGATCGGCGCCATTTCTAGCGCCGGTTTCGCGGGATTCCCTAGCAAGAGGCATGGGATCGGGCGTCCTTTTTCTAGTGACGAGTCCGATGATCGAAGTGCTTCCAAGGAGGTGGAATGA